GATTTGTCTGTGTGAAACCACGTGGTGCTGACATCAGCTTACTTTCGCAATGACTGTGCTTATAAGCGTTGGTACATTGTGCTGCTCTAGTAAGAAGTATTGATACTTGAACGTTCATTCGTAGCAGAGTGTTTAGTCTTAAGCTGTGAAATGGGTTTAGAAAGATAGGAAGACAATTTAGGATTTACAATGCCAGGAGGTGACTTCTTTATTGTGATGCTACTTGTTTGGACACTTGTTGgtaagacttttttttgcattacatttCTACATGACCAAAAATATGATATTTTTAACTTTCAAAAACTTCTTTATATACGGTTATAAGATTAGCACATGCTACCAGCATTCAAAATGTGTAAATCATAACTTTAAATCATGAAAACAGTGGAATATCTGATATTGTTTTGCAGGCAGGAGGGTTGATGGTGAGAGAGTGACTGGAGTGTTACATGGGCGAGTGGAGCTTCGAGGACCCTATGGACTCAGTCCAGATGTGAACAGCGTGCAATGGAATAAATATCTAGTTAAAAATTCAACAAAGAGAATGTTATATTGGGTTAAAAAGCCAAACAATACTACATGCACAGAGCCCTGcaaaaatattgattttaatttaCAGAATATGAGTCTTATTTTGGTTAATTTGACACAAGAAGATGAAGGCGTTTATGAAGAGAGAAcctcatttaaaaataacacagtTAAATCTTTTAATGTTACATTATGTTTACAGGGTGAGTACCAAATTCcacctgtttttcttttactgtatataattacgATTCTTGATAAGTGTCTATCATTAACATACTTTTGTCTTTTGATTAAAGTTTTGAGTACAGAATCTCCACCTCCATCCTGCAACACCACTTCGTCACCTTTAAATGGTACATCAGCCAAGCAGAATAATACAGAAGGTGAGTTTAAGCTGCTGCGGCtcagaaatagttttttactGCCACAAGTTCAGAGATTCTTCCTCGCTGAGGACAAAGAAGACCACACAGTTGTCCAACCTGACCTGTTCAGACTGTGGGACAAACTGCTGATCTGCTGGGACCTTCATGCGCAAACATCTCTAgagtttacaaagaaaaaaatatatatatccaaaATATACTAGCTGTAGTTCTCTTgaaaaaatgccttgttgatggcAGAGGTCAGGGAAGatctgatagaaaggcaacagcagAGCATCTTTGAATGTACAACATGTCAAACCTTGCAGCGGATGggatacagcagcagaagacccaTAGCCAGTGCCggtcctgtcagctaagaacaggaaactgaggctacaatttACATCCACCAGTGTGATTTTACAATTCacactggtggtggtggtgtcatggtgtgggggatgttttcttggcacatgtTTTCTTGGCTCAACTTAATATCGGTTGAGCATCGTCTAAAGGCCACAACCTACCTAAttattgttacttttttatGTCCATCTCTTTATGAACACAGAATATTGTGCCATGTCACAAAACTAAAATCatctaaactgttttttttttggtttttttttacatgacactgagttcactgtactcaaacAGCCTCTGCAGTCACCAGATGACAATCCAATAgcgcacctttgggatgtggtgcaTCATGGATATGCAGCTGATAAATCTGCATCAACTGCATGATGCTATCATGTCGATACCCATCGAAATATCTAAGGAATCATTACAtcaccttgttgaatctatgttattactactactactacaaagggtgttcaagtcaaactgggttTTTGGATTGTGCAGAACACAGCTTGTGTAATGCAGGCAGCCTGCTTCATGTCATTGTCATGTCTGAAACTTATTTAATCACCCAAATAGGTGTAAATAACTGGGAGCGAGGTCAGGGCTGTATGGTGGATGTGCCAGTAACTtgcagccaagttcctgtaatgtgcaagtcgTGTGATGGGCAGTATGAGGTTGTGCATTCTCCTGTAAAGAGAACACCTTAGGTGATCAAACCGAGTTATTTTTTCCCCCGAGATCGTtacacttgctgaatgtttacaggaacaactgcagtgagcTCCAAGCCACTTTTGATGGGATTGTACAGACGTCTTTAAAATGAGTACACTGTTTTTTGtattgcggctaagagtctcatccaAACTGTGCTTGAAGTGTTCTGTACATGTCATTCTTCtttttcctattattattattgtttttaaagtttttttttctgcttatttTGTCTCTAGAAAAACAAGTGACACACAAATGCTATTATCTCATACCTGATGAAATAGTTTAAATAGAAAATCCATGTTGTAGCAATTACCTTATTTAAACTCTGcttatttatgtcttttttcTCACTCTAGGTACACATTCTAACATCGCTAAACATATTTTCAAAGCTGGATTCTCACTCATCGGTCTTCTGGTTTTGTGCATCATTTTAGTTTTCATCTGTAAATGTTATGGTAAGTGTAGCAGTTATTATAggaactaatttatttattgttttatgatcttttttattaattgatagATTTTTACTGGAAAGTACAAACAATTAGGAAAAAGTGCAACAGTTATGATGACATTTAATGCTGTCGCCTTATCGTTATATGACTTaacagatttagattttttttttatggtaaaagCTCACATGAACATTTAAGTTGAATGTTTAGAATTCATTGAATGACTGAATAAACGGAATCCAGGATTTCTCCAGGTTATGTTTCTGattatgatcagatgatttataatttgttttattttaggtcgtagaaaaatgaaatctactCCAAGAGAAGGTAAGATCCTTTACACATAATGTATCATATTGTAGACAAGCACcattttaaaacaagtttactttcttttgttttccacaGAACCCATTTACAATGAGCCCTCGTTTCTTCAGGTAAAAGGATAAACATAATGTAAAGTCAGAGAGAAATATTTAACATGTAAACTGGATGTAGATTCTCAACATAATTACCTTTGAAAAATTACCCTAAAAATTACTGTTTAATATCTAGCTTATGACAGTAATCTTTAACTGATGCATTTATTTTACCTGTTCTCCAGGAAGAACCTGCTCCTCTGCCTGTCGACTCTTTGTTAGTTGTCTATCAAGACTTCATACGGCCAAATCACTCACAACAGTCTAATCAATGTGAAGACTTTGGCTACTCCACCATAGCAGATGTTGTAGAACTCACGACATACACGAAGTATACGGGCACCAACGGAGATGTAAAGGATGACCCAACAGGATCCTGATGCATGAGATACTTTGTACTGTCTATAAAGAGAAGCTCAGTTCTGAGTTCTGCATTCCTGTGAACTGTGTTTTCTTTGTGAACTCAGTGATTCTGAAAGAATCAGCATTTTTTGAGAACAAAGGAAAAAGAATGTTGCAATTTTCTTGTATGTAACatattgtatgtattttttttttaaacattatgttGTGATTCATGCATGGTGGACCCAAGTCGGTGCTCCCATGCCTTTGCACAGTCACAGTATTCCAGTGTTATGATTAACCAGACATCCTGCACTACATCCTGGTGACCATGGACGTCTCCACAAAGTGGTCTGAAGCATATACCTGACCAGCGAACCACTACCTTAAACTTCTCACCAGGGAACTGTTCTGCCTGGAAGAGGAACGTAGCTGTACAGTGAGGAGGTCTACAACATCGTATTTGTCCTGATGTGTGCCATCATTTGGGAATTACAAAAACTTGGACTGCTACTCTTCTCATCCTCGGTGCAATGactctttaaactttaaacacgTCACTAGTCCCTGAGTGGAGCTTGGAGTAGTTCCTGTTCCATACTGCACATTGGACATGTTCTCTTGCCTGTTGTGCATTGTGTTTCCCGTGTGTACACCGTGTGTGCCTCTGGAGATCATCTTGTTGCTCCTTGCTCTGCCACGAACTGAAAGATTGCCTAATAAAAAGGAACAGTTAACTATGTTCGCTGTCTCTGAGCATGATTTGACTGATTTCCGACatgattttactatttttatgcTACAACATTTAATATAATTGACCAAAAGTCAGGctgttttttatacagtatatgattagCTCATAACAAATGAAATAGGTTGAATAGAAATGAATGATGATGTTGTGTATTTCTAAATTATCATGTGTGTGCCTGTATGTGTTTTTAAGGTGAAAATGTGTCCGGAGAATATTTCAATTGATGAGGCTCTATGAATTTAATTTAGTGCCCTGGATTTAAGACTTGTTTTACTCTGGATTTGCAAATATTCTGGTAAGTCTATATTTAATTAGACACCCTTTTTCAAATCCCTGTGAACGTGTGTGTTACCAATAGGTTGACCTTACTACAATAGTTTAAACATTTCAGCTCCTGTGAAgacactacagtatgtgataaAGTCTGTGTGATGTTAAGGATGTTGTGATATAAACTTACAAAGTACAAAAAATGTCAGTCTTGCTTAATTCCAAAGTCAATCATGTATGATCAAATGTCAAGTGATAGTGAGTCACGGCATTAACTCATCTATCAGGTTTCCTGATCAGACTGTAAACGTAGGTTAGTCCACTGTTACAGATGTTTGCTGGCGAAAGACGTAAAAATCGCAAACCACATGTGTCTATTGCATTATTCACCAGAATCTGATGATGTTTGCAGATCTGGAATTAACCTAAGATTTGTACAGTTTTATGAAACAGAGTCATGGAGTTTTATGCAGAGTCATGAGGAAGTTTGCGTAACACAACcagatattttcacttttgaatCGTTACGTTTTCAAGCTCTGCTATAAGACTGCTTTAGGATCTGCTTACAAAGTCTTTAAAATGCTTTCAAAAATGGCTGAAATATTGTATAAAGCAACGTTGTACATCAGGTTTCCAAAGAAACAGGATGTGTTCGAAAAAATCTTTATCAGTCATGCAATCAGAGTGCTTCTCGAtctgtacagtaggtggtgAAACCAGGGAATGTTCAAAAATACTTCATCTGATAGCAGTCAAAACCCGATGTTCAATACATTTCCTATGatgagctcttttttttttcttttcgtacTTTATTCATTTTCCAGTGATAAGTGTTCATGAATATCGTCATCATTGCTGTTGAATTATGGTACAGGGATGTTTTACAAAACGATCAGCCAGTGTCTTCATGtttttcatgttcttttgctgttgtgGTATTCAGATAAAATTGCTTACAAAGTGGCATCAGAACGGAATCTGAAATGGCTACGTGTTGGCACATCACGTTGTGGCTTTTGATTAGTGCCACAGTAGTCTGTGGGTAGCCAGTTAATAACTGCTACCGTGGTCCCGTAATTTAGTCCATTTGCATGCTGAATATCTTGAATGGTTGCACAGTAGTGCTGTAAGTTTCATTTCTTCAAGTTATTTGGTCCATCAgtaggagaggagaggagaggagaggaggttTTGTGGTCTTGCTGTTCTATTAGTAGGATAACAAGTGACCTGAAGAGTTATCTTTTCCATCTCACCAATGTTATTTAGAGGTTATTGCAGCTACTGTgacttttctctttctcatagTGTTGACGTGTGTTGCTGGGTTACTCAACCACCTGTTTGCTCAAGAACCTCTAGGGATTCATGGTGGCATTGGCAGAGTTTCAGAAATGTCAATGTCAAATGAAAtagaatgttaaaaatatataaatgatattgtggacttaaagctaaaaaaatttaaaataacctTATTATGATACATTAAACAAACTTGAACTTAGTTTATAAAAGATTGAATCATGAAAGACTAGTTACTTATAATCATGTAATTGGGTATGAGGTTTCTTTTGTGTCTTCCTCATGTCAtcttggaggttttttttttttttttttttgtatttaactgCCGTCACCCTGGCTGAATATTTATAGATTAATCCTGATCTGTATCtgaatttctttaaaactgcCGTAGGACATTTTTCCATTGTTAAAAATGAGTCAGTGGAATATATAAATGATATTGGACCGAGTTAAGTATGATAAATTTCACAGACTGAAAGGTGACTTGCTGTACGTTTTGCTATCCATGATGTTACTGAAGGAAAATCGGTTAAAGGATTCAGATGACAAAAAATTGGGATCTCCTGATGTAATgtataaaatttacaaaattttgTGGTGAAATTGACTGTGTTGTGGTGTACATCAGAAACATTTCAGTACTGCTACTGTGGTCTAAAATCAAACTTTAGTTGTGAGCAAGACAAGCAAGTGCAGAGATAGAGATAAGCGTCAGAGATAAGGAAAagccagagagacagagagagcgagaaatcAGTGAGTAATGACACAAAGCACTGAGTCAGTTTGTGTGGAAAAGTCCCACCAAATCTTTAATTTACATTAGTAGACATGAGTGGAGTGCCTTCATATATGCCTAAAGCAAAGATTTATTGTGATTTGTTTCAAAGCGATTGGGGTACATACTGCAACAGGATGCAAAGAGCATGTtccttcttttcactttttctttgaaaatatgaatacaaaaaaagaacaaaacagttTCTTTAAGAACATACCGTATGTCTGTGGTAAAGATGATAAGTGtgctttaaatgttaaaactcATGGAATGGAACAACTCTATATGTACAGTGAAGTGAAGGGGGACATGAAATGTTTTAAGAGAACTTAAGCCTGAAAAAAAAGTGCTGGGCAGGAACTTGCTTCAAGTACAATATGACTAAAGTGCTAATGGAGCATTATTTACAACATTGCACATTATTTTTAGGCATGAAAGAAGGAAGGGGAAAGAGTCCTTGTGTATTAAATAAGTACAGTACAGACGTGTGCTAAGGAAGATCAGAGGAGAAACAAATGGATCATCGTATTGTAACCAATTTAAACATGTTGCTCTCTGGGGTTTGGTTCGATCAGTAATTACGCCCTATGTGGCAACCCTGAGAAAAAATATAGCTCCATTTCTGTCAGGTCTGTCGTATTACGGTGGCTGTTTTAGGGGATTAGTTGACACAGGGAGCACCATAATGCTGCAGGAACCTTTTCTCCAGTGCACACCGTCTGTAAAACCAAATGGAATGGCACaccataccaaaaaaaaaaaaaaatcatttaaatatttgacacgtttttgaaaaaaatggtATGAGAAATGGTATGATGAAATACAATAATGTGGATCACAACATGAAAGCACAAGGCCTGGATACATTAAAGTGGTCGTCCACTCTTTTCAACTGCAATCTGAATCATAAGCAGCTCCACTGTTACAATACTACTGAATTTAGATTGATattatgcaaattattattttgtctctaGTGGCTTAGGCTAGATGCAGCAAATGGCCTTCTGGCAggcattatatatatttatttatatatatttttatatatatatatatatatatatatatatatatttttttttatatatatatatatatatatatatatatatatatatatatatatatttagcccACCATATAATGTGATTGTAAGATTCCCAATAATGAAGTTCTTTCTTAAGTGTATTCAGGccttaaatatataaacaattctAATTGTAGGAACAATATGttagataaaaaacaaaaacatttgggaagaattattttatattttgttctattcaGGAAGTCTGATCATCATGGCAGAAGGATGCCACACGATCTCATCCACTCTTAAAGTTGTGTCTAGATCATGATCATGGTGCATTCTGTTTTCTCAGCTTTCGTTCAACATTCTTACATTATCTGTCACACATTTGAACTATATTGAAATTCAGCAAAAGTGCTGTCAGTCAGAGCCACATGTAGAAAAATTCCCTcccagtcaaaaaaaaaaaaaaagaatcatccGTCCTTAAGGCAAGTGGTGACCAATAAATCAGCAGGTCTCGATACAAAACAACGCTGGAACAATATGATTTCCTGTTCTGCACATGTTGTGTTTTGACCTTTGTGGTTTAGAAAAAAGTGCTAGCTCTTCCTAGTTCTAACAGGAGTATGGgtacatacatataaaatacatgtaCACTTCCAAGTGCTGTATTCTctaatttcttttaataataataataatgttaataatattcttttatCTGTATATTGTGCAGTCTGTTTTGCACACACATTCCTGCCATGTACATGTTGAAAGCCTGTGTTCTTCATTGTACTTATTAATAGAGACATGCCTGGAGCAGGAAACAGAAAGTACTTTCACATGGCACCAACCTcagcaaaaaaatctgaacGTCTCCAACTTTAGCTGCTACAACATTACCAGAAACCAGAATACAGATAACTCCAAATCTTCACATTTTGCATTCAGACAGCACAAGTTTGAGAAAAGTATTGGTCACCACCATGCATTATCtgacacactctttcacacttacatacccatacacacacagacaaacacacagccGCACTTCCTTAATAAAGTCTAGCTCTCATAGGATGCACGACACCCCAAACCATTTCTACCTCTACTTACTTGACTTTATCTTACACCAATAAAATCTTtttcaaaagtgtttttttaaaacaaagttatacatatttataaatagtCCTTTCTGTTGTGCCCTATATCAATATAAATAGCAAAATATAGTGTCATATAATGATTTATATAGTGCCTATACCTAGCTGTGTCCCTTTTTACAGTTCACACAAATTAAAGCAtcattccactttttttttctgagtagCTATGTGTACAATTTGACATTAGAAATCTTTAAGAAAACACTCAGAGGGGACAAggtgaaaaataaatagaaaaatcagtgtagcaattaaaaaaaaaaaaaggaggaagtgGAATGCATAGATCCAAACTGGGTGAGATGTAGAGTGCTGCAAAGAGAGCAGACAGCGGGGAGCAGACGGCGGGGAGCGGGGTCCGGCAGGGCGGCGACTGGCCATGAAGCGAGCGAAACTGATATCGTTTAAGGGGACGGCGACGGTGTACAGCTCATCCATCTCCCAGAGTGCTGAGCCTGTCTGCTCCATCTTTCCTGTTCAAACTCCAACTGGGATCAACGTGAACAAAAACGGCCAGTGTATGTTTTGATGCAtctgagatttttttgtttttgttttttttgtttttctcttaatGAAAAATACTATCCAATATACATACAAACTGTCCCTTTTTTTAACgaggcccaaaaaaaaaaagtctccaaCACTTTGTGGTGTACATTCAAAAACATTCATAttgaaagtgaaataaaaaaagcaacataacgaataaacaaacaaacaaacgaacgaCAAACAAACGAATGAAATCATATTCACTAGAATTATCAATAAGAAACATTACCATAATAATTTATCATATGTTACAAATGAtgcctatgtttttttttttgttttgtttgttttgtttcctttgCAGTTCAGAAGTCCCTGGCTGGCGAGTTTGTTCCTTATAGCTTCTCTTTGGAGGGAATCCAGATATAAGGTCCTGACTGCTCCTCTATTACCATCTTACACTGAGTGTAAATATCTTCCAGCGTGTCTACCTGCACCAGCGCTGTaagtgaaggagaaaaaaacaagaaacacaacAAACATTAATTTGATGAATGTATTTGACtttgtgttatttgtgtacCACTTTTATTAACCTTCCTCCATGATGACGATAAGCTCCGAACACTAGGGCTCCTTCTGGCTACTTTTATgtgatttaattacatttcaatTAATCAGCATATCATTTTATAACACGACAGGGAACACTATAATCAGATGCAAATTGTGTTGATTTGTTCTTGAAGAGAGAAAAGTATAAGGAGGTGATACTAGTTATTTAAATAACcttaaataacctttttttccGTAGATAAATATCTGTCATTTAAGATAAATAATCAgtaattctttaaaatgtaacagTTGTCCCCCGAAtgactaataaaatatttgattatgaatctaattttaaaaatatgagaCGAGAACTGGCCTTCATTTAGATTTGTATTTCCTCCTTGAcatgaataaatcatttaataatcAATCTTAGGTAGCATGTATTTATAGGACCATGTTAGATAACTAACCATAGTACACTGATTGTATTTTATGTGCAAGTACTATAAAAACTTGAACAGCATTGCATTTGTATACAGAATTTCAATccgtctgactttttttttttaatctaatataatgaatgaattacaacagaaatagtattatataatactaatataacaaattacattttgtatattatttGACTCATTAATAAATGGATCATAAGAGatttatagt
The sequence above is drawn from the Clarias gariepinus isolate MV-2021 ecotype Netherlands chromosome 17, CGAR_prim_01v2, whole genome shotgun sequence genome and encodes:
- the LOC128505420 gene encoding uncharacterized protein LOC128505420 — translated: MPGGDFFIVMLLVWTLVGRRVDGERVTGVLHGRVELRGPYGLSPDVNSVQWNKYLVKNSTKRMLYWVKKPNNTTCTEPCKNIDFNLQNMSLILVNLTQEDEGVYEERTSFKNNTVKSFNVTLCLQVLSTESPPPSCNTTSSPLNGTSAKQNNTEGTHSNIAKHIFKAGFSLIGLLVLCIILVFICKCYGRRKMKSTPREEPIYNEPSFLQEEPAPLPVDSLLVVYQDFIRPNHSQQSNQCEDFGYSTIADVVELTTYTKYTGTNGDVKDDPTGS